The Macrobrachium rosenbergii isolate ZJJX-2024 chromosome 12, ASM4041242v1, whole genome shotgun sequence region caagaaatgtgaagaaattatgatgtccggtcgcgggaaacaacatatatatttgtgcctaaaatgcaatgaaaatgattgcccacttggctacaattgtgaggatgggtctattccagctctaatatatactGTGCTGTATATATTACAATGGtgggtatatttatatacaagaagcaatagacttttatccttccttcttgtggtcaggtcagGCAAtgggacctcgttctgattatgggaccGAGGTTAGTTTCCCGTGACCgggcatcataatttcttcatatttcttgcacttggatcttaaggctttgtagtgacaagtgtattcaagaaagcgcaaagaattcgagaagttaagagggcactgtggctattgcaattacatatatatgtatgtatacacacacatatatgtgtgtgtgtgcacgtgcgtgtgtgtgcatgcgtgagtgtgtgtgttacagggaatGTGCGTAATTAGTTGcttcatgaaatccctgaaaaaTTTAGTAAGTTCATGAAACCACTGCAGTCATCAGTAATGATATGTAATCTTTGGAATGTTGAGGGATTTCGTGTAAATACTGAAATTTCTCCTTAGGGGTTTCATGAAATAGCTATGGTGTTAAAGAACCTTTATTCAAACAGCAACAAACAATGTATTCATTTACAAAGCGATATTTTAAACACAGTATGTATAATTGCAGCACTATGTATAACTGATATTTTAAACATAGTATATAATTGCAAAGCAATATTTCAAACACAGTGTCTGTTCAAAATGTGggtaatataatatattctacTTATTAGGGGAGGAAAGGCTGCCATGACACCTGTTATTGCATTTGAGGCATTTAAGCCTGCTATTTTTGCACTGATTAGTGCCACAGTTACATTTCTGGAAACCTTGCCCTCCATAATTTAACTCTGAGCTAACAGCAGTTCAGAGAGATACTTTAGTGTTTGTGTTGATGTTAGTTATTGACAATAGATGCACATCAAAATTGTTGTAAGAATAGAAGCCTTTTAAGAGACCCGACTTCACCCCAACCCCAATCCTGTAGTTGTCATTCATTTGATCATGTTGAACAATGACACCGCGAATGTTCCTGGGATCTCCCCGCCTGCTATCCACAGTTGGTATTGTAAGTGCTACAGTGCCACCCCCCAACGcacttttttaatataactttgtGGCGCCTGGTCATCCGATCTGCCTGATTACACTGAGCATGATAGGCCTCATCCCGATGCCGTGTAATATTAGTCAAGGACAGATTAAGGTTATCAGCCACACCCAAGTTATTGACATCGGCTGCTAAGTTGTTGTCACTTGCCGAGGTGGTGTTAGTTATGTCATCTACCATGGGAGGGTTGTTGACATCATTTGCTGAGGTGGGAGTGCTGATGTCATCTACCGTGGGGGTGTTGTTGACGTCAGCTGAAGAGGTGGGGTTGTTAACATCACCTGCTGAGGTGGGGATGTTGTCACCTGTCTAGGTGGGGTTGCTGACAAGCCTAAGTAGCTCATCTTCTGTTTCCAGTCTTTCAGTGATATCATCTGGAAGTGTAAAGGAAGTGAGGCCAATCTTAGTAGGGCAACCAAATAAGGCTTTGTATGGGCTGTGGTTGATGCCTGCATGAAGATTCGAGTTCAtttggaattgtacaaacttaaCGCCAATAGTCCAGTCTCCAGTATTGTCTGCAAGCCAGGCAGTAAGCATGTCTTTTATATCACTGTTGGCTCTCCCCACTGACCCCTGACTGTGCGGGTGGCACGGCCTTCCATGTACGATCTTGAGGGACAGCCACACATCTTTCAGTTCAGTGACGACATGAGTGGTGAACTCACTGCCAGTGTCAGACTGAAGTATAACTGGTGCTGTTAGCAGCAAGAATAGGTCCATCAGGTGATAAACAACTTCTGCCTCTCTCTTAGATGTAATAGGACGAAGCGCACAAAACTTGGTGAGATGATCCTGGTACATCATGACCCACTTGCAATTCTTGACAGGCAGTGACTGCATGTCAATGAGATCGACTTGTATTCTTGAGTTCTACTCAGAGCTAACAATGGGTTTCACAACCACGCCAGTTACAACTTGATTCTTGGCCTTCTGTTGGCACTCAGGCAGAATGATTTGTATGTCTCCACAGCCCATGCGGTTATGTTAGCATACTTTTTTGATAGTTAATTAAGCATGCAATCTCTTTCTCCATGACCCATGGAAATATGAGCACGTCTGATGATGTCAAAGGTGTGTTCTATAGTCGTAAAGTAGATAGTTGGGTCATCaggaatctttttctttcttaaaagctTCTCTACATCTCCACACTGAAGAACCTCGTACTGCAATAGACAAGACAATACACTAGAATATATAAGTCTTCGTGCTTATAATAGTGTAGAGAAAAATGGAACaatatggatggagagagagagagagagagagagagagagagagagagagagagagagagagagagagagagaggttgtagtaGAAGTGGCAATGTCGATGATggtcaaaagaataataatgaaaaacatacaCTTCACAAatattgggttaggttaggtaagtttGTTTAGGTGAGGAATAAAATACTTTAAACTGCTGAAATAGTGGGgtagataagagtaattttttagaagaatcgtgcaaatgatgatacaagcgcCAAATTTGGCACgattgttctccaagggatactaatcaaatctgcccaactggccaattgaaaatccaaaatggcggccttttttcaagatggccgccaaaataaccacccgaagttgatgttttgcttagaaatatttgtagttgtccgaattgcatgatctaagtgtggattcctatgtttttaagactgctgatgtatattttctagtttataacatggttaaggcactgtattaaaggagtgattgtcgggcactaccaaggcacattggtgacatcactgctgtgaaactcagcatggggttcagtgtcagctaagtaagAAATTTATGTTGatatcatactgcaacaacctactagtatcccaaatgctgcctaatcaaccccaaatcagttaggcagctgcacctgaatggacaggacgtgtCAGTGCGGGAGAGCCCAACCAAGGAAACAGGGTTTttgttatctggatggtgtacagatcgcacgggacttatgacaatggatgaacgatcggactaggtgtatggcacagtgcaagaacctagttgtatcccacaCAGGAAAGcacctattgtatattacagaacataagaggcctattatactattacatgtacagggtggcaaaaggataaaccctcgaccctgaacgtcatcgtaatcacggatgcgaactctactggatGATCATGGAAAagagactggaccaagtgttgcctatgtcaggaggttaagaaagaagatctaaaatctccctaggccaatcctgccagaagattGGATAATGGATATACAAACCTGGCAAAGAATGTTCCTCTGTTTCACTTACTCACTgtgctaccaatcaagctagaccctgcaagacttgacgaaagttctgggatagaggaaacattgagaaaaaataaggcacaatatcatgagagttacaggcttctgttcaacaacacaaagttacaccgagctgaaaaaaagagcgagtcatgtaggtactaatgatgagggcagtagaagtaagattccacgaaagtgtcaagaaactaaaacaaaagaatgcttcttctgcgaaactgaaggaggggagcttagagaagcaatgacaatgcaagtgaataggagaataaatgaatgtgctaaaacactcagtgatacaaaacttctcaccAAACTAATTGCAGATGttgtagcccaagaagtgaaatatcaccctggctgtttggtggcattgtataacctaGAAcaggcatacctaaaggtgcgggagcaagaaaaaacacaggaacactggaaggatgcatatccaattgctttctccgaaatagtcacctacatctgcaaGATGAAAactgccagtgagaggccactgattttcaagcttgctgatttgaccaagctttacaagcagaggctccTACttgactcaaggatcagctgcttttgcacatttcacagctgcaagctaatcgccaaggacgagAACTTCTGTTGGCttttgaaactgatgtaggttcaaccctatcagaagcatcccgttatggtgaagcgaCCCACCTAGCAAAAgccactgggataataagacaagacatgctccgtcagaagtcgaatttcagcagctattttcataaCAGAGACTTAGAACAGGCAACTTATATCCCTTCTTAacaaattcccctctaagaaatgcttttgcatctCTAAAggtctcatcttcatcttgtttgttctctaccaaactaatatcccagtcaatgctatctcccgatacataacatacatgcgtaccttgctcatcagaaaaacttctactaagggcgtctgctacaacattctgtctaccctctatatactttattttagcatcaaaatccctgactGTTAGATACCATCGGGCTCTTTTGGGTGAAAGATccggtttattaaaaagatccaccaACGGCTTGTTAAAATGTAGGAGGGCCGATACCACGGCAAACGCCTCCTTATCGACCACCGACATGAGGCGCTCATTACTACcttgtgtcttaaacttcctactgtaaaatgcaatcgggtggagttttccatcgaatttctgcataaggcatgcgccTATCCCGACCTGGCTTGCGTCTGTAACCAACGTGAATGGATGTTCTAAATccggaaacttcaacactgggggatttgttAAAACATCTTTAATGGTTTGAAATGCTATTTGCTGACGCTTTCCccaaacaaactgcacatcatccctcagaatatCTGTCACAGGAGACGCTAAGACGGAGAAACCCTTCACGaatctacggaaaaatcccgCCATGCCTAAAAATGAACGAACTTGCTTCTTAGTCTTGGGTGTAGCAAACTCTACAATTGCCTtaaccttatcatcatttactctgacaccctccttagaaattacatgtcctaaatatattatctgcttcttcagaaaattacacttaactacctttatcttcaaaccagctaacctaagtcttctaaagacctccctaagaacttctaggtgctcttctactgaatcagtggcaactaagatatcatCTCTGTAGATATGGACTTTCTTCCCTAACATGCCATGCAAAACCGTATTCATCAATCTCGTAAAAGTCATTGGACTGCCTGTCAAACCAAACGGCATCCGAGTAAATTCAAAAtgacccttcggcaaagagaaggccgtgtactttcgactctcctcacATAATGGAACTTGAAGGTATCCCTGCATTAAATCAATTGAAGAATAGATCCGTCTTCCTCCTATCTCAAAacacaaatctggcaaacacgccacagggtagcgatcaggaatggttttctcatttaacttcctaaagtctacacaaactctgactgagccatctttcttggggactgcaagcaatggaaaattaaagggagatgaactaggcctaacaatgccttcatcttcccacctatttacttcttgttctacctgttctctaatcttaaaaggaatcctgtatgaaggaacaaaaatatgcttagtcttgtcctccaactgaatcttgtgttctaacacattcgttACTCCTAACTTGTCTcctttgagtgcgactatgtccgcaaactcggctaaacatcttctacaccctcaGCATATTCCTTATAATCAGCATTTGCTAACTGATCTCTAAACACTTTTCCTCTagcttgtaaatctgcttctgaaaaagaacaaaaatctccgacaatgttcactgaattatcttcctCGACCCAGTCAAcgaagtcgattgcataagtacctttttgataattacgaactgtatcgttacagtttagcaactccacccaagttatCCTTGAACTCGTTACATCATTTACCGAACTCGTACACAAAACTCCTTCCAACTTCTCGTTACCCTCATCTACGCGCATCTGTCTGGACTTTTGCACCCCTTTCACTCGCactttcaccatcgcaaccaTACCCGGACCAAGCACCACACTATCAGTCAAAACTCGCTCATAGCGCTTCTCATTCAGCCCCGGACCTTCATGTACTCCCGAGACATTCTCACTCACTACACTCACGTCTGCCCCCTCATACGGTACAAACACACCAGGCACCCCTACAGCTACACCGgaaacccctgtatgaaccgatatCTTTCGTCTCCAACATGACGGATGGCCCAGCAACAATGCATTTCCCAAAGCACATCCCCTTATAACTAAAAATGGTTCCAATAAAGATCTACCCCCAATGGATAAATCTATGTCCAAACAacccaaaattcttaatttatttgcctgAACGTCGCATACAGCTTCTTGCGCAGGTCTCAAAGATCGATCAGGAAACATTGATCTGAACAATTCTTCGTTCATCAGGTTAATGGACGCACCTGTATCAAGGAAAACCCTTACATTTACTCCctgtacagacccaattacaacAGGCTTCAACCCTGCGGGTTCTCCTAAAAGTCCAATATCCCAAGAGATACCCATTCAGTTTTCCTGTATAACTGACCGGTCTTTCAACAATGTCTGCCGATTACCAGATTCGCTTGAGCAATTCACgtgaggtacttccttatctgggCTACCAAAATTCCGGAATGCGGGTCtgttatactgtctccgagacgggcaagaccTCCAAGAATGATCATGCCtattacaactgccacaatacctaacacggcaaaatctcttgaTGTGACCCTGCAAATTACAGTTAAAGCGACGACCCCGtgggatcctagaactcaagccacCCATCAGTCTGGGGCTATTATGACTTGTGAACAAATTCCTTGGACCACGGACTGGATTtccgcgtcctacacaaccataggctgctcTAAGGAGTCTCTGATCACTACTACCTCTCCTCATATTTACTTAAATTCACAAACTTACCCTTGGctaaacacaaatacaaaaattcccAAGGTCCCGTAAAAGTATAccctttatcaaaacaaaacaaaagcaaaacaatttcccttaacagaaattccgtacaacacaaaaattacaatgttaaatCCCTTTACTCTACAATTAATCCCTGAAACTCAAAAGAAAGGCACTTAACCCAGAGTTATCATTAAATCCCAgcttaattaaaaatacaatcaaattcaaagttccCGAAATGAACAACTAAATCAAAAGTTACAAAACCcatcataaaacacaaaaaatcaattaattaaacccttaattaaattcaaaattacggAAATCCAAAAACTACATTTACTATTAAGTAATCCCTTAAATAAATTCCCAGTGAATTAAACCCATCATCAAACTACATTCCAAAGATTAAATTCACAATTAGCAACCCCTTACAGTTAAATTCCCAAatcaaatggaaagaaaaagagagagagaaaaaaaaaaacaagtgctgTTTACGTACACAGCTGATTACTCTTTAGCCATTCAAAAAGTGGTCAAGTTCACTCCTTccaaggccaagctataaaaggccacaaaaaaaaagacacgggaaAGCGCCTCTCAGGCccagagagagggtgagagaagagagaaattcgtTTCCCATCCCCTACAAGCAACAACACCCCCTCCTCACTATCCCCTCAATCCTCatcgaaggcctgatgacgcCTACAGAAAAAATGCTTAACAGCACATATCGAAGCTCGCTCTGTCTCCAAAGGCAAAAACTGCTGGGTGTGCAACTCCTTTGTCCAAACAGAAAGTGTCATTCAAGCAAATGCAagctctctacatacatacacacctacacattttacccacacgcacatacatgtgtgattacaaaaaccaagaagtgcatacacacttgcgcaaaaatgtttttgcaccccgcaactcataaatatcaaataGAACACTACCCAATTATAAAAATTCCCAGaaataatacaacaacaaaaaaatatcaccCTCAAAACCCACACGACGATGCGTAcagcagattgctataaaaaaaaaggacacaataTACGTATAATACACTCAGCGCTTCTAataggcgtggcaaagcaagcaAGACGCTCTGCCCAAACTCATGACGCAATTGCTACatcaccgtggtgatgacgtaacacaaccGTTGCGACCGAAACATTAGTTAcaatacgacaaaaaaaaaaaaacacacacacacacacacacacagttgtccctatcaccagttacaacacaacgaaaaggacaatttcacattaacataACAACTAAAAAGATAACACTCACATTAGCAGTGCACGAATctccatcaagcgaagagagagagggggaaaaaaaaatactcgcgCGTCaccacgtgttttaacacacactagCGGTCGTAATACCGCAATTACTGCTCAATATACCCATCGATATATCACTGTTTTATACCCTAAACACTCTTCAAGGATACTAGCTTGCGAGAGACGCTCGCCCCCAGCAACATCTGAcgctgctgactcccacaaaatcgtatcctgagatgccaacactaattatgtctcttcagaagcatatacatgcctaattattcaattatctaactatctaacaccttttaactgccctaactaccttatacgctaccttgtacgctgcca contains the following coding sequences:
- the LOC136844081 gene encoding KRAB-A domain-containing protein 2-like yields the protein MQSLPVKNCKWVMMYQDHLTKFCALRPITSKREAEVVYHLMDLFLLLTAPVILQSDTGSEFTTHVVTELKDVWLSLKIVHGRPCHPHSQGSVGRANSDIKDMLTAWLADNTGDWTIGVKFVQFQMNSNLHAGINHSPYKALFGCPTKIGLTSFTLPDDITERLETEDELLRLVSNPT